In one window of Primulina tabacum isolate GXHZ01 chromosome 8, ASM2559414v2, whole genome shotgun sequence DNA:
- the LOC142553037 gene encoding eukaryotic translation initiation factor 1A: MPKNKGKGGKNRKRGKNEADDEKRELVFKEDGQEYAQVQRMLGNGRCEATCIDGAKRLCHIRGKMHKKVWIAAGDIILVGLRDYQDDKADVILKYMPDEARLLKAYGELPENTRLNEGIAGGLDEEEDGPGDDYIEFEDEDIDKL; encoded by the exons ATGCCGAAGAACAAGGGTAAGGGAGGTAAAAATCGCAAGAGAGGGAAGAACGAAGCTGATGATGAGAAGCGAGAGCTGGTGTTCAAGGAGGATGGGCAAGAATATGCGCAGGTGCAGCGGATGCTCGGCAACGGCCGATGCGAAGCTACGTGCATCGACGGCGCGAAGCGCCTCTGCCATATCCGAGGGAAGATGCACAAGAAGGTCTGGATCGCCGCCGGCGACATTATCCTCGTCGGACTTCGCGATTACCAG GATGATAAGGCCGACGTGATCCTGAAGTACATGCCAGATGAAGCGAGATTATTGAAGGCTTATGGTGAGCTGCCGGAGAACACGAGACTTAACGAGGGTATTGCTGGTGGActtgacgaagaagaagatGGTCCTGGTGATGATTACATTGAATTCGAGGATGAGGATATTGACAAGCTCTAG
- the LOC142553034 gene encoding uncharacterized protein LOC142553034 isoform X2, with translation MHAGGKMNREGGEFFMGRRWKRGILVSKREGSCTPTPSWNFGLIKPDGLFIQDSNFPTNRKPNLSARKLGAHLWEVQSQPKLRVANMSRYGPRLNQFGEEACGVFRQRGEAPSEAFQSSGGSLRNQAAFLPAERKKRVKRVEQAQQSLSPSTYHSSLERVPSRAAITSNCSLNSNSEMGESSYTLKTSTDLLKVLNRIWSLEERHALDMSLVNMLKQELNESRAQIKEPLQGKRRDKQELDNTSNRVAGNKVSRKSKEQDRVKVLVNSVEVKLEDERKLRKYSENLCYKRVRELSATKVLLRDALKELELERKRRTMLEDLCDEFARGIREYEQQVRLLKQQPRVDQIGRNGDSGLILHVSEAWLDERMQMKLADDSNVQKTSVLDRLNSEIEFFLEAKRPSCAKKYDHVYSSKRASKSNIFRHSLESIHLNDPSSAPWNENEEDDSDFVGVHFSRFNRVASSKNENGFNCRQEVEITSDDHRKETDRLKMTKKIILSGKAVKGGFNRPRRQTQSPEFVKERMHQLGNNYKDLSKASPGNTDETTNARIQRTAVMERASASRNHSWASEIKKIQYEDNHMDHVFDLSTFTDPCSPVKKWMSETTTADPNVSESSTSSHRTLKPDTLKAKLLEARLERQRSSARASKDLSQVEQSCE, from the exons ATGCATGCAGGAGGGAAGATGAATAGAGAAGGGGGAGAATTTTTCATGGGGAGGAGGTGGAAACGCGGGATTTTGGTGAGTAAAAGGGAGGGAAGTTGTACCCCTACGCCTTCCTGGAATTTTGGGTTAATTAAACCTGACGGCTTGTTCATTCAAGATTCCAACTTCCCAACTAAcagaaagccaaatctttccgCCAGAAAGTTGGGTGCCCATCTGTGGGAGGTGCAGTCTCAACCCAAACTCAGGGTGGCTAATATGAGCAGATATGGCCCCAGGTTGAATCAATTTGGAGAGGAGGCTTGTGGAGTTTTTAGACAAAGGGGTGAAGCACCGTCCGAAGCTTTT CAAAGCAGTGGCGGTAGTTTGAGAAATCAAGCTGCATTCTTACCGGCGGAACGCAAAAAAAGGGTCAAAAGGGTTGAGCAAGCTCAACAGTCTCTGTCTCCATCTACTTACCACAGCTCATTGGAG AGGGTTCCCAGTCGAGCTGCTATCACTTCAAACTGTTCTCTAAACTCGAACAGTGAAATGGGAGAATCAAGTTATACGCTGAAGACCTCCACAGATTTGCTGAAAGTACTCAACAGAATTTGGAGCCTTGAAGAAAGGCATGCCTTGGATATGTCTTTAGTAAACATGCTGAAACAAGAATTAAACGAATCCCGGGCACAAATCAAAGAACCACTGCAAGGAAAAAGAAGGGATAAACAAGAGTTGGATAACACATCAAATAGAGTGGCTGGGAATAAAGTTTCGAGGAAGAGTAAGGAGCAAGATCGGGTCAAAGTTCTTGTTAATTCTGTGGAGGTTAAGTTAGAAGATGAACGGAAACTTAGAAAGTACTCAGAAAACCTTTGTTATAAGAGGGTTCGAGAACTTTCAGCAACAAAAGTTTTATTACGTGATGCTTTGAAAGAACTTGAATTAGAGAGGAAAAGGCGGACCATGCTTGAAGATCTCTGTGATGAGTTTGCAAGGGGCATAAGAGAATATGAACAACAGGTAAGGCTCTTGAAGCAACAACCTAGAGTGGATCAGATTGGTAGGAATGGAGATAGTGGATTGATCCTTCATGTTTCAGAAGCCTGGCTAGACGAGCGAATGCAGATGAAGCTAGCAGATGACAGTAATGTACAAAAGACATCGGTTTTGGACAGGTTAAATTCTGAAATTGAATTCTTTCTCGAAGCAAAACGACCTAGTTGTGCTAAGAAATATGATCATGTATACTCCTCCAAAAGGGCTAGCAAAAGTAACATATTCAGGCATTCTTTGGAATCGATTCACTTGAATGACCCCTCGAGTGCTCCTTGGAACGAAAATGAAGAAGATGATTCTGATTTTGTTGGTGTCCATTTTTCGCGGTTTAACAGAGTGGCAAGTTCGAAGAACGAAAATGGTTTTAACTGCCGGCAAGAGGTGGAAATCACTTCAGATGACCATCGCAAAGAAACGGATAGATTaaaaatgacaaagaaaatAATCCTATCAGGAAAAGCTGTCAAGGGTGGTTTCAATCGGCCTAGAAGGCAAACTCAGTCACCAGAGTTTGTCAAAGAGAGGATGCACCAACTCGGAAACAACTACAAGGACTTATCTAAAGCAAGCCCAGGAAACACAGATGAAACAACCAATGCAAGAATACAAAGAACTGCAGTTATGGAAAGAGCTTCCGCATCCAGAAACCATTCTTGGGCatcagaaatcaagaaaattcaatacGAGGATAATCACATGGATCATGTATTTGATCTATCTACATTTACTGATCCTTGCAGTCCTGTAAAAAAGTGGATGTCAGAGACAACAACAGCAGATCCCAACGTTTCTGAATCGTCTACATCATCTCATCGAACATTAAAACCCGATACACTGAAAGCGAAGTTGCTGGAAGCAAGGCTAGAACGCCAACGATCCAGTGCCAGAGCTTCCAAAGATTTGTCCCAAGTCGAGCAAAGCTGTGAATAG
- the LOC142553035 gene encoding uncharacterized protein LOC142553035, with protein sequence MSSTLIRKWKPGSSSLDSFSYQFLQRCSVSGTAKGKGKVKTGQPLKRSKVTIKKGAAADSSEKEGPRKRGEMEEMVEQCLTATPPLRFMKPKEKAREAEREKMGLVSKGNEQAKNKLKKLGKDFESPFIMGTPGLDLISLGLVDADKIPKYELTVEDGRGLAKEYSRVLMRMHRARQAAESTLLRLKKEAIEALPEHLKGAALVPDLTPFPINRFMATLTPPIEGYIEKINEAAKKSSGKEKLR encoded by the coding sequence ATGAGCTCAACCTTGATCAGGAAATGGAAGCCCGGGAGTTCATCACTGGACTCTTTTAGCTACCAATTCTTGCAGAGATGTTCCGTCAGTGGAACGGCAAAGGGGAAAGGTAAGGTCAAAACTGGGCAGCCATTGAAAAGATCGAAAGTTACTATAAAAAAGGGGGCAGCTGCAGATTCCTCTGAAAAAGAAGGACCCAGAAAGAGGGGTGAAATGGAAGAAATGGTTGAGCAATGCTTGACCGCCACTCCACCACTCAGATTCATGAAACCTAAAGAAAAAGCTAGGGAAGCTGAACGAGAGAAAATGGGGCTAGTGAGCAAGGGTAACGAGCAGGCAAAAAACAAGCTAAAAAAACTGGGAAAGGATTTCGAGTCGCCCTTCATCATGGGAACTCCCGGACTGGATTTGATCAGTTTAGGTTTAGTTGATGCTGATAAAATTCCGAAGTATGAGCTTACTGTTGAGGATGGGCGAGGGCTTGCCAAGGAGTATAGTCGGGTTTTGATGAGGATGCATAGGGCGAGGCAGGCTGCAGAGTCGACACTGCTGCGGTTAAAAAAAGAAGCAATCGAGGCCCTACCTGAACACTTGAAGGGTGCTGCTTTGGTTCCAGATTTGACGCCTTTTCCCATTAACCGGTTTATGGCGACACTGACACCACCAATTGAAGGCTACATTGAGAAGATCAATGAGGCAGCAAAGAAGAGCTCTGGCAAAGAGAAGCTCAGATAA
- the LOC142553034 gene encoding uncharacterized protein LOC142553034 isoform X1 produces MHAGGKMNREGGEFFMGRRWKRGILVSKREGSCTPTPSWNFGLIKPDGLFIQDSNFPTNRKPNLSARKLGAHLWEVQSQPKLRVANMSRYGPRLNQFGEEACGVFRQRGEAPSEAFVGQQSSGGSLRNQAAFLPAERKKRVKRVEQAQQSLSPSTYHSSLERVPSRAAITSNCSLNSNSEMGESSYTLKTSTDLLKVLNRIWSLEERHALDMSLVNMLKQELNESRAQIKEPLQGKRRDKQELDNTSNRVAGNKVSRKSKEQDRVKVLVNSVEVKLEDERKLRKYSENLCYKRVRELSATKVLLRDALKELELERKRRTMLEDLCDEFARGIREYEQQVRLLKQQPRVDQIGRNGDSGLILHVSEAWLDERMQMKLADDSNVQKTSVLDRLNSEIEFFLEAKRPSCAKKYDHVYSSKRASKSNIFRHSLESIHLNDPSSAPWNENEEDDSDFVGVHFSRFNRVASSKNENGFNCRQEVEITSDDHRKETDRLKMTKKIILSGKAVKGGFNRPRRQTQSPEFVKERMHQLGNNYKDLSKASPGNTDETTNARIQRTAVMERASASRNHSWASEIKKIQYEDNHMDHVFDLSTFTDPCSPVKKWMSETTTADPNVSESSTSSHRTLKPDTLKAKLLEARLERQRSSARASKDLSQVEQSCE; encoded by the exons ATGCATGCAGGAGGGAAGATGAATAGAGAAGGGGGAGAATTTTTCATGGGGAGGAGGTGGAAACGCGGGATTTTGGTGAGTAAAAGGGAGGGAAGTTGTACCCCTACGCCTTCCTGGAATTTTGGGTTAATTAAACCTGACGGCTTGTTCATTCAAGATTCCAACTTCCCAACTAAcagaaagccaaatctttccgCCAGAAAGTTGGGTGCCCATCTGTGGGAGGTGCAGTCTCAACCCAAACTCAGGGTGGCTAATATGAGCAGATATGGCCCCAGGTTGAATCAATTTGGAGAGGAGGCTTGTGGAGTTTTTAGACAAAGGGGTGAAGCACCGTCCGAAGCTTTTGTGGGGCAG CAAAGCAGTGGCGGTAGTTTGAGAAATCAAGCTGCATTCTTACCGGCGGAACGCAAAAAAAGGGTCAAAAGGGTTGAGCAAGCTCAACAGTCTCTGTCTCCATCTACTTACCACAGCTCATTGGAG AGGGTTCCCAGTCGAGCTGCTATCACTTCAAACTGTTCTCTAAACTCGAACAGTGAAATGGGAGAATCAAGTTATACGCTGAAGACCTCCACAGATTTGCTGAAAGTACTCAACAGAATTTGGAGCCTTGAAGAAAGGCATGCCTTGGATATGTCTTTAGTAAACATGCTGAAACAAGAATTAAACGAATCCCGGGCACAAATCAAAGAACCACTGCAAGGAAAAAGAAGGGATAAACAAGAGTTGGATAACACATCAAATAGAGTGGCTGGGAATAAAGTTTCGAGGAAGAGTAAGGAGCAAGATCGGGTCAAAGTTCTTGTTAATTCTGTGGAGGTTAAGTTAGAAGATGAACGGAAACTTAGAAAGTACTCAGAAAACCTTTGTTATAAGAGGGTTCGAGAACTTTCAGCAACAAAAGTTTTATTACGTGATGCTTTGAAAGAACTTGAATTAGAGAGGAAAAGGCGGACCATGCTTGAAGATCTCTGTGATGAGTTTGCAAGGGGCATAAGAGAATATGAACAACAGGTAAGGCTCTTGAAGCAACAACCTAGAGTGGATCAGATTGGTAGGAATGGAGATAGTGGATTGATCCTTCATGTTTCAGAAGCCTGGCTAGACGAGCGAATGCAGATGAAGCTAGCAGATGACAGTAATGTACAAAAGACATCGGTTTTGGACAGGTTAAATTCTGAAATTGAATTCTTTCTCGAAGCAAAACGACCTAGTTGTGCTAAGAAATATGATCATGTATACTCCTCCAAAAGGGCTAGCAAAAGTAACATATTCAGGCATTCTTTGGAATCGATTCACTTGAATGACCCCTCGAGTGCTCCTTGGAACGAAAATGAAGAAGATGATTCTGATTTTGTTGGTGTCCATTTTTCGCGGTTTAACAGAGTGGCAAGTTCGAAGAACGAAAATGGTTTTAACTGCCGGCAAGAGGTGGAAATCACTTCAGATGACCATCGCAAAGAAACGGATAGATTaaaaatgacaaagaaaatAATCCTATCAGGAAAAGCTGTCAAGGGTGGTTTCAATCGGCCTAGAAGGCAAACTCAGTCACCAGAGTTTGTCAAAGAGAGGATGCACCAACTCGGAAACAACTACAAGGACTTATCTAAAGCAAGCCCAGGAAACACAGATGAAACAACCAATGCAAGAATACAAAGAACTGCAGTTATGGAAAGAGCTTCCGCATCCAGAAACCATTCTTGGGCatcagaaatcaagaaaattcaatacGAGGATAATCACATGGATCATGTATTTGATCTATCTACATTTACTGATCCTTGCAGTCCTGTAAAAAAGTGGATGTCAGAGACAACAACAGCAGATCCCAACGTTTCTGAATCGTCTACATCATCTCATCGAACATTAAAACCCGATACACTGAAAGCGAAGTTGCTGGAAGCAAGGCTAGAACGCCAACGATCCAGTGCCAGAGCTTCCAAAGATTTGTCCCAAGTCGAGCAAAGCTGTGAATAG